In Chitinophaga oryzae, the sequence TCGTGGATAACACCCCCATCAACCTTTATGAGTCGACAGGGAACGATTTCAACTTCGACAACAGTTTCCTGGTAACGCTTCGTTCTTCCATTAATCCTAAAATAACGAACGAACTGAAGGTACAGCACCTGTATACCTACCAGAGCAGCGAGCCAGGCAACCAACTGCCTGCGTCCAACATTCCCAGGGCCATCGTTGAAAATATTCCTTCCGTTACCGCTACCGGTAACCGCTCCACGAATGTTGAATTCGGAGGCCACCGCTTCGCGCAGGAGTTCTTCAGAAACAACGTTTTTCAGCTGGTGAATAACCTCTATTATAATACCAACAACATCCGCTACACGTTTGGAGTTGACTTCATGTACACCCACGCCAGGTCCCTCTACGGCAGCGAAGTGAACGGCCGTTTTCATTATAATACCATCTCCGGGTTACTGGCCAACAAACCCTACAACTTCTACCGCGAAGTGCCGCTGATGGACGATCCCAGCGTAGTGTCCAATATCTTCAACATCGGCTTTTACGGACAACTGCAGACGAAAATCGCTACTGGCATGGAAATTACAGCCGGTCTCCGTGGAGATTACGCACATTATCCCACCTCGCCGTTCAACCAGCTGGTGTTTGATGAGCTGGGCGTGCGCACAGACCATAAGCTCCGCTCGTTTATTATCCAGCCACGCTTCCAGCTGACCTGGGATGTGCAGGAAAAACACCGCGACTATATTCGTGTGGGCGCCGGCGTATTCGCTTCAGACATTAACAACTATGTGGTGATCAACAATCTCACCTTCGACGGCAAACATTTCGGCACCGTGGATGTAAGAGGCGCAGACGTTCCGGCGGCGGATTTCATCGGCTTCCGCAACAACCCTTCATCCAAACCCACACTGGCGCAATTCCAGCTGCCTACCATCAATACGAACGGCCCCGATGCAAAAGTGCCGGTAGTATATAAAGCCAACATATCCTATACCCGCTTTATTACCGAAAGGCTGAGAGCCGGCATTACCGGGTATCTCACGCTGGCCAGGAACAACTACTTCTATGTCGACCGCAATATGGCGCAAACACCTTTCTTCACGCTGAAGGACGAAGATAACCGCGGGGTGTTCGTTCCGCTTAATACGATGACGAAAGACGGCATTCCTAACTGGAAAGACGGCCGTATCAGCAAGAACCTGGGCCGCGTGCTGGAGCTGAACAGCGATGGAAAAGTAAACCAGATGGCGGTGGTGGTAGACGTGTCCTATAACTATCATAAAGACGGTGAGTTATCTCTCAGTTACACCTGGAATGATACGAAAGACAATACTTCATTTAATGGCAACGTGGCCAACTCCGCAACGCTTTCCCTGCCGGTGAAAGACGACCCGCGGAACCTGAGCAATGTCACCTATTCTGATAATCAGTTCAGGCACAAAGTAGTGTTCTACGCCGTGTCTCCCACCTGGAAAGGGTTTAACCTGGGCATCCGTTATTCCGGTATAGGCGGTACACGTTACAGCCTGTTGTCCGGCGTGAACAGCAACGGGGACTTTGTTAACGGTACCAATGACCTCGCCTATATCTTCGACCCCAATAACAGCGCCGTGCCCAAGAACGTGCGTGACGGCCTGCAGGCGGTATTGAATAACCCCAAAGCCAGTCCCAGTATCAAGGATTATATCCGCAGATATGCCGGCAGAATGGCTGAAAGAAACGGCGGTATCAATGGTTTCTATGGTACGTTCGATCTGCGCGTAAGTAAGAAGTTCTCTTTCGGAAAAACTAAAACGCAGGGCTTTGAAGTTTCCGCTGACCTGTTTAACGTAGCCAACGTCTTCAATAAAAAATGGGGAACGTATAAAAACCTGGGCAACCAGGGCCTTTATAAAAGAGAAGGCTTTGACGTGGTTAACCAACGATTCAACTACGGCGTAAACACGGATGGCTCCGTGGAACCTACCGGTAACCCCTTCCAGTTCCAGATCGGCTGCAGATACAGTTTCTAGCCTGCTCCAAATATTGTTGAATGAAAGGGCTGTTCGGAAGCCTTACCGACATCCCGCCAGGGTCCTGGTTAAATTGTCCTGATCGGCATTTTTGATGCAATCAGACTGTTTAACCAGGACCTTAACCTTAAATTAATATTGGACGAACGCGGTGAATTTACTTATGGCTTATCTTTATTCCCGTTGATTTATGCCAGCGAGAGCCCT encodes:
- a CDS encoding TonB-dependent receptor; the protein is MKPICHFLFLLSLLTCCLFLQPSAAQTTQASIQGTITDDGKQPVPGASVMIRNESTGFTSRTVSNAKGYFVFKELPLGGPYSIVARYMGFEEQKKTGYNLNQGDVVGVNFALGSSVQQIAGITVTGNANAKGKVENLGAATAVSPKLMNKMPVNGRNFANLMDLSPLSRGGNISGQLGSSTNFSIDGMTAKNPTSAGATTSRSGAPYSISIEAVREFKVVTNQYDVTYGRSGGGTVSAVTKSGTNTLTGSVFGFGRANWLTSKYDIKGNKRANDYSTYQFGFSLGGPLIKDKLHFFVTWDRQVDKRSLVIADIQTAADEDFFKITRAKLDSVVQIGREKYGISPTQAQYGSFDKKRISDAVFLRLDWQINKNNLLTIRNNLTNDNNKLGLVDNTPINLYESTGNDFNFDNSFLVTLRSSINPKITNELKVQHLYTYQSSEPGNQLPASNIPRAIVENIPSVTATGNRSTNVEFGGHRFAQEFFRNNVFQLVNNLYYNTNNIRYTFGVDFMYTHARSLYGSEVNGRFHYNTISGLLANKPYNFYREVPLMDDPSVVSNIFNIGFYGQLQTKIATGMEITAGLRGDYAHYPTSPFNQLVFDELGVRTDHKLRSFIIQPRFQLTWDVQEKHRDYIRVGAGVFASDINNYVVINNLTFDGKHFGTVDVRGADVPAADFIGFRNNPSSKPTLAQFQLPTINTNGPDAKVPVVYKANISYTRFITERLRAGITGYLTLARNNYFYVDRNMAQTPFFTLKDEDNRGVFVPLNTMTKDGIPNWKDGRISKNLGRVLELNSDGKVNQMAVVVDVSYNYHKDGELSLSYTWNDTKDNTSFNGNVANSATLSLPVKDDPRNLSNVTYSDNQFRHKVVFYAVSPTWKGFNLGIRYSGIGGTRYSLLSGVNSNGDFVNGTNDLAYIFDPNNSAVPKNVRDGLQAVLNNPKASPSIKDYIRRYAGRMAERNGGINGFYGTFDLRVSKKFSFGKTKTQGFEVSADLFNVANVFNKKWGTYKNLGNQGLYKREGFDVVNQRFNYGVNTDGSVEPTGNPFQFQIGCRYSF